Sequence from the Pseudomonadota bacterium genome:
CACCTTGTATCCGGAAAGTGACGATTCAACCGACTCTCTTTTATAGCCGGTCACCACAATGACTTTTTGTATTTCACAGCCATTTACCGAATCAATTACATGATGCAGCATTGGTGAAAAAAAGACTTCATGGAGCACTTTTGCCCTGGCCGATTTCATCCTTGTGCCTTTTCCGGCAGCAAGGATAATTGCACACTGTTTAAGACCCATCCATTTCCTCTTTAGTCAAATAAGCATTATTGAAGCTTCCAGTCGCGGAGAACCACAAGCATTCGAGTTACGAAAATGCACTCACTTTTCCTGTTCAAAATCCAGCAACTCGAGAATTGCTTCGGGGAGCTCTGCGGCGAGTTCTGAGGCGGTGTAGCCCATATCCATTCCCATTGTTTCCGAGAGACCGTCCGCGGCAAGGCCATGAACATAGGCCCCCAGACAGGCTGCATGCCATGGATGCACGCCCTGGGCAAGGAACCCGCCGATCAGTCCCGATAGAACATCTCCCATGCCGCCGGCGGCAAGTCCTGGATTACCGGTGGGATTGACTCTCGCCTCCCCGGCGCCATCGGCGATAACCGTTCCAGCCCCTTTAAGCAGCAAGATAACGCCGTTATCCTCGGCAAAACTTCTTGCCATTTCTAATCGCCTTAACTGTATCTCCTTTGAGCTGATGCCTGTCAACCGTGCCATCTCTCCCGGGTGAGGGGTCAGAATCCTGGCAGCAGGGGGATTTTTTATCTCCGAACGAAAGGCTGCCAGGATATTCAAAGCATCCGCGTCCACCACCATGGGTAGATCCAGATTACTGTAAAGTTGCAATACCAGCTCCGCAGTCTCGGGATCGGTACCCAGCCCCGGCCCAATAACCACCGCCTGCTTTCCGGCGGCGGCATCCATTATCCGCTGAAAATCCTGCACGCTAAACTGCCCTTTTTCCGTCCCAGAAACCGGGATGGTCATGGCTTCCACAAGACAGGACTCATACACAGTATTGATCACCTGCGGCGCACAAAGACTCACCAGACCCACCCCGCATCGCAAGGCACCACGGGCACTCAAGATCGCCGCCCCTGTTTTTCCGGGGGAGCCGGCAATGATCAGCAAATGGCCGAAAGTCCCTTTATGGTCCAGGGCATTACGATCAGGGAGCCATTGGCAAAGATCTTCTTTCTCCAGTAACTCGCAGCGGATATCAGCGTTATAAACGGCCTCCGGGGGTATGCCGATATCCACCAGGGACAATTCACCGACATATTCCGCCCCGGGATAGACAAAATGACCGGGTTTGGCAAGACCGTAGGTAACTGTTAGCTGCGCTTTAATACATGCTCCCAGGGGATTGCCCGTATCACTGTCAAGACCTGACGGGATATCCACGGATACCACGGGCACAGGGTATTGGTTGATTATTGTTATGACTTCGGCAAAATGTCCGGCAACTTCCCGTTTCAAGCCGGTGCCGAATAGGGCATCGACGGTCAGCCAGCTGCCGGCCAGACTGAGCTCCACGCGGTCAAAAGCGTCGCCCTCAAGAAGGGGAATGATCGGGATCGGCAATTTCCGGACAATCTGAAGATTGATTGCCGCATCCCCTTTAATCTTTTCAGGAGACACCAGAAGAAACACAACGGGTTCAGCCCCCAGCTGATGAAGATGCCTGGCAATGACCAGGCCATCCCCGCCATTGTTGCCGGGGCCGACAAAAATTGACACGGTTTTTCCGGCTGGATCCCCAAAGGTCTGGATGATCTTATCAACCGTGCCCCGTCCGGCGTTTTCCATGAGGACAATCCCGGGGATGCCGTAACGGTCTATGGCCTCCTGATCAAGCTCCCGCATCTGATGGGCATTTGCAAGCTTCATAACCGCTGACCCCTTTTTGATTAATATCGTTTCATGTTCAAACGCATTATTGTTATAACTTAATTTAAAGGAGAGCTAAATACTACAATCACCTGAAAAAATATAAAACTTTGAACGTTTTATTTTCACTGGAGTCCGCTTGTACATATAATCCGCTCAGGGGTAATTGTTCACCTCAATAGCGTTGAACTTCGCCCATTTTCTTATACTAACTTTAGCTGATCAGAGCTCAATATATTGCATGCAAAACAAGTACTGGGAACATTTTCACCATATCGCCGATATCGGCGTGCGTGGCGTGGGCAAAACCCCGGAGGAGGCCTTCGAACAGGCGGCCCTGGCGTTGACCGCGGTTATAACTGATATTGAATCGGTGTTACCGGAAACAAAACTTACCGTGCATTGCGAAGCGGACGACCAGGAATTGCTTTTTGCCGATTGGTTGAATGCCGTTCTCTACGAAATGGACATCCGGAAAATGCTCTTCAGCCGTTACCAGGTACTTATCCACGACAATATCCTCGAAGCGGAGATCTTTGGAGAAAAAACTGACCCACACAAACATGCTCCAGCAGTTGAAATCAAGGGGGCAACCTATACGTCCCTCAAGGTGAAAAAAAATAAACGCGGTCAATGGATCGCACAGTGTATTGTTGATGTTTAATATTCGAAGTATGCGAATTGCTTTAACCCCAGGAGATTCGGACAATCTCCACCAGGGAGGCATCCATGGATACAAAATTATTCAAGCGGCGTGACGAAAACGAGTGGGAAATCCGGCCCCATGGGAAAATGCAGGTTCCAGGAAAGATCTTTGCCAGCGAAAGCCTTGTCAGATCAATGGACGATAAAGTCTTTGAACAGGTTACCAATGTCGCCGGCCTCCCTGGCATTGTTGAGGGTTCCTTTGCAATGCCAGACGCCCATTGGGGGTATGGTTTCCCCATCGGCGGCGTTGCGGCATTTGACGCATCAAAAGGGGGCGTGGTTTCCGCAGGCGGCGTAGGCTTTGATATCTCCTGCGGGGTCAGAACCCTGGTAACCGGACTGACCGCTGAAGATGTTGGCGGCGTGCGGGATAAACTTACCGATCTCCTTGCCGC
This genomic interval carries:
- a CDS encoding NAD(P)H-hydrate dehydratase codes for the protein MKLANAHQMRELDQEAIDRYGIPGIVLMENAGRGTVDKIIQTFGDPAGKTVSIFVGPGNNGGDGLVIARHLHQLGAEPVVFLLVSPEKIKGDAAINLQIVRKLPIPIIPLLEGDAFDRVELSLAGSWLTVDALFGTGLKREVAGHFAEVITIINQYPVPVVSVDIPSGLDSDTGNPLGACIKAQLTVTYGLAKPGHFVYPGAEYVGELSLVDIGIPPEAVYNADIRCELLEKEDLCQWLPDRNALDHKGTFGHLLIIAGSPGKTGAAILSARGALRCGVGLVSLCAPQVINTVYESCLVEAMTIPVSGTEKGQFSVQDFQRIMDAAAGKQAVVIGPGLGTDPETAELVLQLYSNLDLPMVVDADALNILAAFRSEIKNPPAARILTPHPGEMARLTGISSKEIQLRRLEMARSFAEDNGVILLLKGAGTVIADGAGEARVNPTGNPGLAAGGMGDVLSGLIGGFLAQGVHPWHAACLGAYVHGLAADGLSETMGMDMGYTASELAAELPEAILELLDFEQEK
- a CDS encoding archease, producing the protein MQNKYWEHFHHIADIGVRGVGKTPEEAFEQAALALTAVITDIESVLPETKLTVHCEADDQELLFADWLNAVLYEMDIRKMLFSRYQVLIHDNILEAEIFGEKTDPHKHAPAVEIKGATYTSLKVKKNKRGQWIAQCIVDV